TCTAATCaactattattttattttaacatttATTTTCTAAAGGTTTAATATCAGCGGCCAAGGATCAAGGAATAACTTTTTACTACGCTTTATCTCCTGGTTTGGACATGTCTTACAGTAGCCAAAAAGAATTGCAGACCTTAAAACGTAAATTAGATCAAGTCTCTCAATTTGGTTGTGAAGCTTTTGCACTTCTTTTCGATGACATTGAATCAGAGTTGTCCAAAGGAGATAAAGAAGTCTACCAAACGTTTGCAAATGCTCAGGTTTCGGTTACCAATGAAATCTACACGCATCTGGGCAATCCTCGTTTTCTCTTTTGTCCCACCCAATATTGTGCCTCAAGGGCAGTACCTTCTGTTCATGACTCCGAATATTTGAATACATTAGGTTCCAAACTCAACCTCGATATCGACATTATGTGGACCGGTGacaaagtgatatcaaaaattatttctgtAGAATCTATACAAGAGATTACGGAGATACTAAGACGACCCCCTGTCATCTGGGACAATTTGCATGCCAATGATTACGATCAGAAGAGAGTGTTTTTGGGTCCATATTCTGGTCGTTCACCCGAACTGATTCCCCATTTGCGTGGAGTTATGACTAACCCCAACTGTGAATTCCATGCTAATACCATAGCAATTCATACATTAGCAAACTGGTCTAGATGCAGTTTGGATTCAAGAGTAAACAGTAAGCACGAATTTTCTGGCGATGGCTTTGTCAATTGAATTTACACTCACCAACTTTTGCAGGTTCCATATCAGCTGACATCAGACTTGAAACAGAAAACGAAGATGAAATTGGTTCTGAGGATTTGCCAGTGGACTGCTGTCTATCAAAAAACATATATCATCCTCGCATTGCTTTAAAGTAAGACGAATATTTTCCTTTGCCTTTGTTgccttatatttatatttgaatattcCAGAAATGCCATAAGTGAATGGTTGCCAGAATTTTTCATCGAAAAGGAAGCTTGGGGTCCTATAACAAAGCCACAACCTCAAGTGACACGTAATTGGAATGTCGTACTCGTGTAAAAATTTCTAAACTAAAAGCTATTTTGTTTAATTGCAGTTGTTATGCCCATCATACCCATAATTCCTTCCATTAATACTTGCATGAGTTTAACAACTACAACCACAACGTCGACAAATGCAAAGACCAACGTACCACAAGTTAACACCACCCAATTGCAAGCATTGGCCGAAGTTTGCACCGTCAATTCTTCGTCCGTTAATCCCATATCAAATGCAGTTATGAATTCTTTGGTTTCGCCCACCAAGGTGGTGACCAACGAAGATATTATCAATCCTATAACCAACTCTGCAGCTTCTAATATAGAACTGCCCAAAAAGATACCAATTTCTATTGTTTCTGTGCCTATCATGGACTCGAAGGAGGTAAACAGCGATAGTGATGACATGCGTGACGTTGATGATGTTTCGCAACCACCAAAAACCCAAAGGGAACTACCGGTGAAACCGGAAGCTTCTCCCAACGGCGATGATAAAGAAATGTTTCTCAAAGTCCAGGAGACTATAAAAAATGATGATAATTTGGAAGGAGATGTGAAGAATGAAAGATCTGGTCTGTCCATAGAAGCAATGGGCGAAGACAATAACCTAAACCTTAGTCCAGGCAGCAACTGCAATGAACCAATGGAGTGCAGTAGTAGTTTAACCTCGCAAATATCTCCAAAAGATGATGTCAGTAAATCGGTCGGGGTCACTACCAACGAAGATGTTGTTATGGCCGATACAAGTTCCAACAGTGACAACATAAATGTAAGCTCATTACGAATAACTATGTCTCAAGATATAATGTTCAACTCTTTTGTGCACGAACTAATTGAACAGCTAATGTGCAAAAGTAGCGTTACTATAGAGCTTGAGTTTATTACTTCCGAACCCTTGAGAATTTGTGTTGTACGATTTCTTTTCATTCGTTTTAGAATACCATGCAAGTTGAAAGTGTGGAATCATCCCCAATATCAATTGCCGAAATGACTGAAGTTGAGAAGTGAGTAGCTGCGCTGTTAACACctatactttttttcttaatgtttttttttttttttaccttggGATCTTGCTGTTTCGCTCCAGATCATCCATGGTGGAATCCTCAAAAATCAATGCTCACGATTTGTATCTGCTGTGTGACTTATTCTATTTGCCTTTCGAGCATGGTTTTCGCGGTTACAAACTTCTGAATGAATTCAATTGGCTGAAAGCAAATGCTCACGTTTTACTGGAGGGTAAATCTGCCAAAGGCACTCCAGTAAACGAAAATCCCACAAAACCTGAGGTGGCTGAATGGCTGCAGCGAGCTGAATACTTTTCGACattgtgcaaatcggtttatcAACTGTTGCAAAAGATTGCGGTGTGTGACAACAAGGAGATATGTCACGATCTCTTCGCCTATGTGTGGGATATGCATTACGCATTGTCGCTTTTGGATGCTTTTGTTAAATGGCTCAGTATGGGACACTTTCCAAGCAACGTCTTCGGTTACACACAAGGAAGTTATACATGTAGGTCGTTCGTTACTTTACCAATtgcttttctttttctattaaaaGTACCATTCCAGGGTTTAGCAAAGGCTGGAAAGAGGCATTCATGTCGGGCGATCAAGAACCATGGGTATTTCGTGGTGGCCTTATTGCTGATCTTCAAAGATTGATGCCTATCGACCAAGGAAATGACCTGTTCATATACAAGTTGCCTGATCTGCCTACAACAGACTATCATACTCTGCGTCCCTATAATGCTGTCGATGAAGCCACTGTGAACCGAGTGTGCACACAGGGCTTTCTACATTTAGTAGCACCCCTTTCGCCCGAGGAAAAAACAATACCGATACAGTTTAATGTGAAATATTCTGATATAATAGCGGACTGTATTATAGGACCGTTTCTCACTTTGCAGCCGGAATTCTGCATTGTAGCCATAGATTCGACGAATACAATAGTTGGTTACGCTGCTGCCGCTTTGGACTTTAATGTATTTTCACGCAATTTGCATATGTGTTGGATACCGGAGATGAAAGAGAAGTATCCGGAGAATTTGGAAGAGCTTGAAGTGTTCTCCTCATCCACACTGCACACACAGAGGGCAATTGATATATTACGCTCATTCATCAAGGAATTTCACACTTATGAGCCACAGTGTCCACCAGAAGTTAGTGGTTCTTATCCAGCTGTTATGACATCAGCTGTACTGGAGCAATGTTTAAATCCGGATTATTGTATTTCGAAACGTCTCATAACTGTTCTCTTGGCCACGCTAAGGTCGAATGGGTGCTTTGGAGTTCATGTACGTTTGCCAGCTAAAGATGCTGGCCTTGAGATAATACAATACTACGTAAAATTGGGTTTCACCGAAATTTATCgagatgggcaaaatttcatttacttTGGAAGACGTTTTTAGCAATGACAACGAACGTCATGGACTGGTCCACGAAATATATGAGTAGTTACCTTCAAAATATTGGAATCTCTCTCATGCTAGTTATGCTACATCTCCATGCAATATCCAACTGAAGATCGCACTTAAAAAAAGCAGCATTCGCCCCAAGTCCCAAATCGTAAAGTCATCAATGcctaaaatgtaaatttttggttttttttctttaaagaaacttACACGCATTACACGCCCGCCCAATATTTTTGTACTCTAGCAGTGTATAATTCccagttttttttaaatagaatcacaaaaatataaaaGGTACGCTGCTTAGAAGAAGCGTATACTTCAATTTTAATGCtagtatttataaatatttttttttagatattagTGTTCTTATTAGAACACACACAGTTCTATAATTTTTACAGGAGAACTGAACGAACTATTTTTGCAATGTATTTCTTTCGTCAGCCgtcaaaaaatgcatttaaattacaaatctttttttattttttcaaaaaataagctaaatataaatataactgacaaaaaataaacaatgatTTTTCCCCTCAACTTTCTCTAACGCGATGTGATTTACTTAGATCGTAAAACCACACTGAATTCACACCTTCATCCACAACTTTCAGGGGTTCCAATGTAGGAAGAGGGAATCTACATGCTATAACTTTAGAATTTGGTACCTCTGCAATCAGTTTTGTTTCCAGGTCTTTCATCTGAAAATGTTGTATTTGTTATCACTTGAAAACATCGCATTGGCCGGCTAATGTGACTTTACCATTTGCTCAACGCCAAAGATTACCACGTAGTCATATGATTTTAAGTCGAATTTCCACAAATCCCGGCGAAAGAACTTTGTTTTTGGACTCACACCTTCCCGGAACGCAGCCAAACGTGACCACCACACTAGCCACGGATTCAATTCTACTCCGTCTGATTGTAGGCCTTGCTTAGCTGTGGCTATTGCATTTGTAGAATCAATTAGTTACGTAAACATAACCAAGCACCCGGTACATACCAATGACAATTCTTCCATCGCCAGAACCAATGTCCAGCAGACGATTAGGAGAATTGCGAGGAAGAAACTTCAATACGTTGCTGATTTGTTCTGTTGTGGCGGGAACATATGGCAAGCAAATTCGTCTAAATGCCGGTGCCACAAATGATGCACATATGACTGACAATCCTATGCCAATTCCACCAGtggcaaaaattaaacatttcgcAGACATTGTCATAGTTTTGGGTATGGAATCCTCTGATttcagttccatattgtccatTTTTTATGTGTATTTTTTTAGTTATAGCCTCTCGGTTTCCAAAAGTAAATATTCGACTTTTCGTTTTGTAAGAAGTTCAGGTCGACTCTTAATGGATAAAAATacacaatagtttttttttaaattttataaagatggGCCGAACGACTCTTTAAAATCGCCATATGCAAAGATTAGcaccaggatgcacttataaggtgaggccATGCGAACAGCTgggtaaattttgttttgtttcgatttttcagtaaatctaaatgtcaaaggcttaaataaaacaactgcgatttttcctaaaatcttaaaaaaggtGTTCTATTTGATTCGATATTCCACATATAAGcttcaaaataataataaagaaaatacaAATCTAAAATACAATTGAGTTGTTAaataaagtttatttctaaacccactttgacatttcaatttacggcatttaccactcaaggtagtttcgttgggggtaaacttttgttgttgtgctaatgacacaGCAACAAAAGTGTTGTGTCATGTCATTGTGTTGGGGGTAAACTTTGTCAAAGGCTTGAAAACACAGCTGTGattattttctaaaatcttaaaaatatgttcgatccgatattccacacataagctaCAATATAGTGTTCTTATAATGAAAAACACATATGTAAAACACATTTGGAGAAAATAAGTTGCAaatcaaagtttatttctaaaaccattttgacatttcaatttacaacATTTGcaactcaaggtagtttcgttggagatagatttttgttgttgtgctaatgcgGATGACCCTGATGAAGATCTTACATGATCATGGTTCCTCGGCAGGCAGCTTCCTCCGAATATAATAACGATGGTATGCAGATTGCGATTCACACACATCCGGACTATACAACACTTGAAAAAGGTGAACATCATTCATTCAATCCATTGagcatttgcaattttcatgCCGTAGAGTGGATCAACAACAGAGGGAATGCCCTATATCGGAGCTCAGAAAACTTGGTGTTTGAAATCTCAACATGACAGACATTCTCAAGGACGACGACAGGATTTACTTTGAAAGTTATATTCCGGGAATAAGATTATAATTTGATTTGCTGCGATTTTACTGGATTTGAACAATAACCCAAATATAATCATATCCCATAAGAGTGACAACATTGACTTAGGGTTAGtgttctattctgctttcggaatagtcgctgaaatttttaattatttctcgagcggaatttgacggcaatcaaaacacgtttttttcatctacagtttttttttctccatttaatttatttttttttttgccactttacttttttgtcattttcctcACTACAAGCATAGTACAACTTTTTCGCcgacatttttttatatggagtttgacagcattctgcttgaaaagctgaacagaatactaagctttagggttggtattctattctgctttggAATAGttggggaaatttttaattgttttgcgaGCTGAATTTGaaagttatgtttttttttcacaaataattaaaataacagaaaaaacgaaccattgaaaccaaaaaatcaaaaataatgacgacaatgatgtcaagcgttgccactaaaatttatttttgccattttactcattataaacagagtactactttttcatCCATCGTcactttttcactttttaatttTCCACCATCTGTACGAACATATTGTGGGGGAATTGTCGCTACTGCGacaacagaagaagaagaagtcaaTGACGTGGCGGATTGCAGCatttgatttgtggttgttgtaccaccacctttaattgtttcgccatgggctGCAGCCATTTGTACAATAACCACAaaacatatggtgcaatccgccatgttgtcatcaagctgatcgacgttttgccaacacacagaaaaaaatttgagtgagtttgtgtatacgtgtgcgtacatgagtagAGATTATGTGAGAAAGAAgttaacaacaaagagaatgcaaacaaaaatctgtcatcttaataccgtcaaaccttgccggctgttaacagctgttcgcgtgagaccacctttttaaatccgccttggctgcaaccgaaaaCTTCGTTTGAGGTGCGTACTCCACTATAGTTAAAAAATAATCGAAGTAGTCGGCGGCAAAAATCGACTTGAAACTAAATCCATTTCGACTTTTTGCGATTGTGTCTATTTAgtaaaagtcgacttcgactttgttacacaaaaagtcgattagTCTAAGAAAAACAGAACTGAAAACCAAAACAATCAATTAACAATTCCGGCAGCAGGTTAACCATTAAATGCAGCCATTTATAGTGATAAGAAACTACAGAGAAGACGATGAGCTTAAATGCCAAAATGTTGTGCAAGAGTATATCATGTCCTTTGCCAAAAAATCATTCTATAGTTTTTGCTTTAGAGAGGTAAGTAGTAGTTTTAAGATGGACCGGCAACTGGTGAGCCCATTCGTCCAATCTTTTTCCACCACACATGAACCttttaaattttaagttatgTTGGCATTCTATTTCAGATAACATTGCAGTTTATTGTAATTACTTGGGCGGTGCTGTTCATTTTCTTCGGGGTACCCTTGATTTTCTGTGCGTTGACTATCCCTGGATgcatatttttccttttttctgggacatatttttctttttatgccAAGGCCATCGAGCAGATGAGGGTACGAAGAGTCTTAAAGTCCAaacttgttgttgatgttgattttttttatcttttactCGTTGTTTTTATAGACAAAACCCAACTTATCATTGGTGGCTGAGTGTTATGAACCTTTTATATTTCGAATGAAACCTTCAGAATGTACCTATCAGATATTTATGGATGATGCACCTTATGAAGCGTCcttcaaaaataaatttcgtAAAAAAGTAGTACATATAATGTGTAAAACGCATAACATAATTAGTATTTTACCTTGATATTTAACAGATTGTTGCGTGCATAAgtgttaaaaatcataacagcGTGTATAATGCGGCATGGATTTACCGTTTTGCTGTCGCACCGGGATATCCGATCCAAAAGGTGGCGGAGCCCATGGTAAACTTGGTATCAAAAAATTGTGTGCAGCAAGGATATAGTAGTCTAGAATGTACCATGTCCGAGTGGCAAGAAGAAGGAAGGGACTTCTTTGATAATTTAGGGTATAAATCAATGCGATATACCTATTTATACTTTTAACTacatgaacatttttctttacttttagTTTCATAACCCGACAAATATAccacaagaaaataattggCAGTAGTTTGACCGTAATGAAAACCCAACTAACCTACGATTTAAAAAGCGATACACTGCAGAAACAGAACTAAACTATTCGATATGATCTAGACTCCAGACACGAATAACGGATAGAAGAATCTCTTGATTGCATTTTTATGTTGCGCTTAGACACATTCCACGCTAATTTATTGTTTTACAACAAAGAATTATCACAATTTTTCATTTGTATTTTCGTAATAAGAGCCAACAGAACAAAAATGATAATAAAACATTCCTCaggaaaaatatctttttttttaaacgctGTATGTTGCTAGTATTCAcactaatggaatgttcatgggtaaatttgcatttgcaacgtAACTGCGCTATCGTGAGACTATAtcaatttttttgcccaaaatgcaatagcttgacttgcatgacatgtggataCAACAAGACGGTGCAACATGCCagacagcacgcgtaacaatagacttattgaaaggcgagttcggtgatcaTTTTATATCAcgttcgggactggtcaattggctgcctagatcatgcgatttaacgcctataGACTATTTTTTGGTGGGGATgcgttaaagctcatgtctatacagacaaggccGCCACAATTGGCGCATTGGaaggcaacattgaagcatttattagtgatattccggccgaaatgttggaaagaatatgccaaaaaggactaagcggatggaccatttgtggCGCAGTAACGGTCATCATTTGCATAAAACAGTCTTCAAACTttgctatcgattcaaataaaaatatgaatttttctgattttttttaaacttcccATAACTTttgaaaaatcaccctttatatacagttgaacctcgattatcaGGGCCTCTATTAACAAGCAACCTCTGTTAACCGGCATGCtgtgcttttgattttgagccTCTATTAGCCGTGCTTTACATCTATTATCTGTGCGTCAATAATACCCTTCTATTAACCGTGCACCACACACATGATTGTttgattcaattcaattcaattaaatataattgaatcaattaattttataattgaaaatggcaaacatTTCAATCGtgactgtaattgaaaaaaaaaaattataattaattaaaaaatgattaaatcaaacaattttttaattgtaaatgattttattttcaattttaattaatttttaatttaaaatttttggcgatttttttctgtgtgtaaATGGCTCTTTAGTGAAACTATTAAAAATACGAgcgggcatagctttggcagagcagattgaaggctccacgttttgcaagGCGAATGGGGATGCCCCCCTTTTGCAACAGCTTGCCAGACATTtctattgcatcccctgatctcctgagtgacgtatcctggcaagccgccATTTCTTTGGAATAAGACCGCCTCCCCAtagttctcaccatcgaccgacggCATGACTTCATAACcgctgagcgccggacgtttatcaatcagaagaaggccaattgggtcGGCATTACCAATCGCCGTTTCAGTAAACTGACACCCCCTTTAACGTGCTAGAAAATTCccagacatcattaacgcagtagccgctcgctttattccAGCCGGTCGGATaccccaagtacggcccaatttcccggcgcaggcagtggtactcacaGACGAGAGTAATGGGAATTCATTGCACGGACCCCAATACCCGCAGTATCAacgaaaataagcagaatttgtAGCTGGAATACTTGAAGCAAAGTAAGTTAGGTACCGTTTGGCTAAGCTGTGGTCTATTGTTAAGTCTCTcgcgaaccccggtagacgggataacAGGACCTCATTCACTTTCGGCTAAGTAACTGTGTGTATCTCGAAGTTGacggctaggaggagagccattcgtcatcagtcagccatgccaaattttttgagtacatcgccaacacgtccctccagccaggcttgaaacgctgggtcgcgaatgaTCTGTGTGGTCACCactcatttgtggaatttagggataaaaagtcgaaacactgttcaacctctaactatcctctattccaccccttccagacggcatagagatcgtatcatatgcggacgattgtacgatatTTCGTTGCAAGAAatatgaagatatctgccaccaaatcttcagccacattgttcactgcaaatacgcgtgaggtgaatactgagctgactgtgatgttcgatggagaaatgattccgactatcatgtgtcccaaaatacttggcgtcacatttgacagctcttacacattctccctacatgccacagcaatttgctatAAAGTCAAAAGAAGAAACAAGGTcatcaagtcacttgctggcagcacttggggtgcagacaaagaaaccttgttgaccacgtacaaagcaattggccggtctgtggtaagttattctgcgccagtgtggtctcgtcaactttgggacacgcagtggaataatactcAGATCTGCCAGAATGGCGCTCTCCGAACTGCGGCGGGCTGTCTccacagttctcatgtggaacatctccatcaggagacaaaaatcctaccgatgcgaagacataactacatgctgtctaagcaattccttttgggctattatcgcagaccatccaaatcatcatcttctgGATAgacatccaccgcccagaagccttaaggtagatctacatgatctagagcttgAGGTTCAGCgcaacaagagagaacctctagatcaagcgacatatcgagcaggtctagacaacattcatgcagacacggtagcagatgcaataaatagctaccgggtgaatgtaggcCTTGGAGAACGACTGCCTCCCATTGTAccagaagaaattgacctcccccggcaaaccagagtagttctggcttagttgcgttccggcagatgcagccgcttcaactcctacagagcacggattgatgccgacgtgcaagatgtatgtcccgattgtaaccagggaccgcacgatacatgtcacctgtttaactatccagccagacccactcgactcagacccagatccctgtggactcaccccatcttagtcgcagagttcctgggtcttgacactcaacagaattaagcagacgaaagatagaacacaacaaactgctacaacaacattgcCAAACTGTCGAAGACAAATAAGTTACAGAATGCCACGAAATGTGAAATTCGCCTTCGACTACGACTGCTGTCGATCTTCCCCCATCGACAACGGGAATAAGGGTGAAGGGACTACCTTCTGCCATGTCCTCAAATTAATTTCGTTTGGAATGTATTATTCACATCctaattttttctgttttgcaatatttcatcattACTtattaaaatatacttttttacttaacaattataattaaataaattattttataaaaaccacattttttatttttcttgatttttttgtcTACCCACGCCACTAAGTGTCTTTATATGATAGAAACTAGAACATATATTTGGCTCAATCGCACTTCTTCGCATTACACACTACAGAACGCAGAAATAGATACTTgcaatttgtattaaaaaattcGTACAAtttcaatcacaaaattaattgatccaattattttttaattgaaatatcaatcaccgtttttgaaGAAGCAATTAAAAAGTTTCATTAAGAAATTGcatattgaattaaaaaattaaaaataaataacaacaactcggctataaaaaggaggtcccttattattgagctaaaGTCATCGCACAGCAGTCAAGgatatgtgtgagaagtttaccatTGATCCTTATATCGGAATCGTTCATGGGCGAATTTGGGTTTGGAAATGAAGTAATTGAGGCAAACTGATTACATTTACCTACCTTGGCATTATTTGAGAAGTGAATCGAACgaattaattaataattttatcagcatttgaaattgaaatttattattttcatcAATAATTACTATATAAGCTTATAATGAAGTTGCAattgttcttcttcttttatttagataatgtttctttgattttattatttgtgttttatttagtaataaataaaatatatactttCTCATCTCATTtgacatttatataaaatatatatatatatatactctgatacctattaacaaaaaaaaaaaaaaaatagagaaaagtaaaattaaaaagaacaaaaaatatgAACGGTTTTGCAAATTTAATCTACAAGTTTGATAGCTGCGCAAATAAATCAAAATGATACagatacaaaattttcatatttaatgAAGAGAAGAAGAGGGACCAAAGGTCACCAAAACGGTCTAATATGgtaaggaaatttttaaattgttaatATCCGCTACTTTGAAAACTCTCCACTTCCATaaactaaaacaaacaaaaaaaaaaaaaaaaacaaataaaaaagatcgtttctttttttctacaaaaaaaaaagaaacgcaGTGTTTTGTAAATGTAAATTTGATAGAaacctattaaaaaaaatatccatATGCATGTACATACGTATAAATAAAAAAGCCATGCGTTGCTACTTAGTCGGCGGTAGTAAGAAAGGAGGCTCTATGTCCTTCAAAAGGATGCAAAACCGAAAAAGCCAAACGCTGTtgtgtagttgccatataatttGCTTGTttgattttagaaaataataaaaagctgCATACATCCATTTATAAGTGATGATGGCGAGAGTGACGTGTGTTTAGAATTTCGCGCTGCGGAAGTTGCTTGGTACATAAATCTTCTCTAGTTTGTGGTGTATCGCAATGGAGTTGTTTCTCGTTTTTTGGTTGCACTTTGTCTTATTCTTTTGTCTAAAGCTGTGTTTACAATTATGTACTTGGTATGCTTTCCCACCGGGCTTCTCTCATTTGTTGATGTTTTGCTCATTTAGAAATACATGAAATGCACGTTTCCTTTTTGGGTTTGTGTATCATTCTCTTCAGatcttgttttaaaaaatttgtttttagctGGGTTCACACAGATTTCTAAATTAGAGCAACTTACAGCTCATCGTTTTGTTGATTTAGAAGAGTTTCACGCGACGTTTTAACTCATTTCGCCTCCACTGGGGGAATCGGTAAAAATCAGCTCTGGCGCATTGTAAAATGTGTTCGAACTCAACATCCGATAGATGGCGCTGTAATAAAGAGGACAAAGATTTGATTTGATTGAGaaagaaattgcaaaaaaattattatacaaTAGCACGATAAATGTTTGAACATCCAAACAAAACGAAAGAAAACGTAGAAATCAATACAGTCGATAGCAAGCAATACAGTGGGTCCCCTGTCAACAAATTCACGAAATACAAAATGTGGACAAATTGGCGCACAAAGTGCCCTGAAAAATCGTCATGTATAACTATCGGGCCATTTTGAGGCCATTTTGGAAACATGattcaaaaaaactaaaacagcGAT
This Stomoxys calcitrans chromosome 2, idStoCalc2.1, whole genome shotgun sequence DNA region includes the following protein-coding sequences:
- the LOC106084367 gene encoding protein O-GlcNAcase, giving the protein MEECETAVKAQDCVSTIINNKEHVQDDEPTKSHFICGVIEGFYGRPWTTEQRKDLFRKLKKWGMDSYVYAPKDDYKHRAYWRELYTVEEADHLSGLISAAKDQGITFYYALSPGLDMSYSSQKELQTLKRKLDQVSQFGCEAFALLFDDIESELSKGDKEVYQTFANAQVSVTNEIYTHLGNPRFLFCPTQYCASRAVPSVHDSEYLNTLGSKLNLDIDIMWTGDKVISKIISVESIQEITEILRRPPVIWDNLHANDYDQKRVFLGPYSGRSPELIPHLRGVMTNPNCEFHANTIAIHTLANWSRCSLDSRVNSSISADIRLETENEDEIGSEDLPVDCCLSKNIYHPRIALKNAISEWLPEFFIEKEAWGPITKPQPQVTLVMPIIPIIPSINTCMSLTTTTTTSTNAKTNVPQVNTTQLQALAEVCTVNSSSVNPISNAVMNSLVSPTKVVTNEDIINPITNSAASNIELPKKIPISIVSVPIMDSKEVNSDSDDMRDVDDVSQPPKTQRELPVKPEASPNGDDKEMFLKVQETIKNDDNLEGDVKNERSGLSIEAMGEDNNLNLSPGSNCNEPMECSSSLTSQISPKDDVSKSVGVTTNEDVVMADTSSNSDNINNTMQVESVESSPISIAEMTEVEKSSMVESSKINAHDLYLLCDLFYLPFEHGFRGYKLLNEFNWLKANAHVLLEGKSAKGTPVNENPTKPEVAEWLQRAEYFSTLCKSVYQLLQKIAVCDNKEICHDLFAYVWDMHYALSLLDAFVKWLSMGHFPSNVFGYTQGSYTWFSKGWKEAFMSGDQEPWVFRGGLIADLQRLMPIDQGNDLFIYKLPDLPTTDYHTLRPYNAVDEATVNRVCTQGFLHLVAPLSPEEKTIPIQFNVKYSDIIADCIIGPFLTLQPEFCIVAIDSTNTIVGYAAAALDFNVFSRNLHMCWIPEMKEKYPENLEELEVFSSSTLHTQRAIDILRSFIKEFHTYEPQCPPEVSGSYPAVMTSAVLEQCLNPDYCISKRLITVLLATLRSNGCFGVHVRLPAKDAGLEIIQYYVKLGFTEIYRDGQNFIYFGRRF
- the LOC106084368 gene encoding ATP synthase subunit C lysine N-methyltransferase, which codes for MDNMELKSEDSIPKTMTMSAKCLIFATGGIGIGLSVICASFVAPAFRRICLPYVPATTEQISNVLKFLPRNSPNRLLDIGSGDGRIVIATAKQGLQSDGVELNPWLVWWSRLAAFREGVSPKTKFFRRDLWKFDLKSYDYVVIFGVEQMMKDLETKLIAEVPNSKVIACRFPLPTLEPLKVVDEGVNSVWFYDLSKSHRVRES
- the LOC106084350 gene encoding uncharacterized protein LOC106084350, encoding MQPFIVIRNYREDDELKCQNVVQEYIMSFAKKSFYSFCFREITLQFIVITWAVLFIFFGVPLIFCALTIPGCIFFLFSGTYFSFYAKAIEQMRTKPNLSLVAECYEPFIFRMKPSECTYQIFMDDAPYEASFKNKFRKKIVACISVKNHNSVYNAAWIYRFAVAPGYPIQKVAEPMVNLVSKNCVQQGYSSLECTMSEWQEEGRDFFDNLGFITRQIYHKKIIGSSLTVMKTQLTYDLKSDTLQKQN